The following are encoded in a window of Syngnathus scovelli strain Florida chromosome 4, RoL_Ssco_1.2, whole genome shotgun sequence genomic DNA:
- the cilp gene encoding cartilage intermediate layer protein 1: protein MLLRLLFFMVGISQATVFSAKALWGRKDSSTSMTHSHDNYEWTTWFNVDHPGGRGDYEQLDAIRYYYRARVCETPRALEARTTDWVPARETGEKVHADPTVGFWCLNEEQGSGRNCSNYAVRFLCPKGNSINLQDIWSPWSDWDLCSALCGQVGVQIRSRSCSSHSMLCNGPKVESKECNGPQCLEDCSLHCVMGKVNAECDACMCEEHILLGSVRGSGGLIAKGAAILGLKKLLTLTDHNGHFRIPGVCPDGNTTLTIRLQGHATLSVIVPKSSERTTVLSVQLKRTEKLHVLSNPESKARREGQTAAFCCNVAGTPQPDKYQWFHNNSHLAGNSESTLVLKNLHPEQAGEYYCRASGESGTIKTKPALLKVIGKNSQSCNPKPESHLIRLPHDCYQNSTNSFYHDVGKCPTSNCVGQLDNGIRCKDKVAYCCGVEKMEERHLTCQGYQLPTMVVTQCGCQKCVDTKAIVHGRAVAADNGEPMRFGHIFMNGIRISRTGYKGTFTIHVPADTERLVLTFVDNMNKFINTTKVLPFNTKGGAVYHEIKLTRKKVPVTISSLETNTLELGGKEGQEPMAHIQIPPNSFYKENGEVFVGDVNASITFLDPRDVSTAAAAQSDLNFVGSEGDTLPLRTYGMFSVDFRGGETNEPLNAGEVKVFLDSSQVTMLEHLGNMKLWSLNPDTGLWEEEGSLEVEKKSRGKREERTFLIGNMEIRERRLFNLDVPENRRCYVKVRAFRSERFMPSEQVEGVVVSLINMEPTAGYSTNPRAWGRFDSVITGPNGACLPAFCDEQKADAYFAYVMANLGGEELEAVHSSPKLNPNLIGVPQPYLNRLNYRRTDHDNPRLKKTAFSINLAKPSPNTAEEANGPVYAFEKLKECEEAPFSAAHFRFSRVEGDRYDYNTVPFNEDDPMSWTEDYLSWWPKPMEYRACYIKVKINSPHEINVRSHNMGGTHPKTVGQLYGLRDIRSIRDMDQTAVSAVCLEFKCSGMLYDQERVDRTLVKVIPQGSCKKDHVNPLLQEYLVNHLPLAVNNDTNEFIMLAPLDPLGHNYGIYTVTDQDPRTAKEIALGRCFDGTSDGTSRVMKSNEGIALTFTCGDREVTHQSVFQVLQNSQGQTVASSGRNEGRQNRRRQRANALRNSQRRSTRDPKRRGTKTRS, encoded by the exons ATGCTACTGAGACTACTCTTTTTCATGGTGGGAATCAGCCAAGCCACAGTTTTTTCAGCAAAAG CGCTATGGGGAAGGAAAGATTCTAGCACATCTATGACCCACTCTCACG ACAACTACGAATGGACCACATGGTTCAACGTGGACCATCCTGGAGGCCGTGGGGACTACGAGCAACTGGATGCCATTCGCTATTACTATCGGGCCCGTGTATGTGAGACTCCCAGGGCGCTGGAGGCCAGAACTACCGATTGGGTCCCAGCTCGTGAAACTGGAGAGAAGGTGCATGCAGACCCAACTGTGGGCTTCTGGTGCCTCAATGAGGAGCAAGGTTCAGGACGGAACTGTTCCAACTATGCAGTCCGATTCCTTTGTCCTAAAG GCAACAGCATAAACCTTCAGGATATTTGGAGTCCGTGGTCAGATTGGGATCTATGTTCTGCCCTCTGTGGTCAAGTGGGAGTCCAAATTCGCTCCAGAAGCTGTAGTTCTCACTCAATGCTTTGCAATGGCCCAAAGGTAGAAAGCAAAGAATGCAATGGACCACAGTGTCTGGAAG ATTGCTCCCTACATTGTGTAATGGGAAAAGTGAATGCAGAGTGTGATGCATGCATGTGTGAAGAGCACATCTTGTTGGGCTCCGTTCGTGGTTCTGGAGGTCTTATTGCTAAGGGGGCTGCAATACTTGGCTTGAAAAAACTCCTCACCCTCACAGACCACAATGGACATTTCCGGATTCCCGGGGTCTGCCCAGATGGCAACACCACATTGACAATCAGACTGCAAGGCCACGCCACCCTGAGCGTTATTGTTCCAAAAAGCTCTGAGCGTACCACAGTCCTCAGCGTACAGCTCAAAAGAACCG AAAAGCTTCACGTGTTGAGCAACCCTGAGAGCAAGGCCAGGAGAGAAGGACAAACTGCTGCCTTCTGCTGTAATGTGGCTGGAACACCACAGCCAGACAAGTACCAATG GTTCCACAACAATAGCCATTTAGCAGGGAACTCTGAGAGCACTTTGGTTCTTAAAAACTTGCACCCCGAACAAGCTGGAGAGTACTACTGCCGGGCAAGTGGTGAATCGGGGACCATCAAGACCAAACCAGCCCTGCTCAAAGTCATTG GCAAAAATAGCCAATCATGCAATCCCAAGCCTGAATCTCATCTCATACGTCTTCCACATGACTGCTACCAAAACAGCACAAACTCATTCTACCATGATGTAGGCAAATGCCCCACCAGCAACTGTGTCGGGCAGTTGGACAATGGAATCAGATGTAAAGACAAAGTGGCGTACTGCTGCGGTGTGGAAAAGATGGAGGAAAGGCACCTAACGTGCCAGGGCTACCAACTACCCACCATGGTTGTTACTCAATGCGGCTGTCAGAAATGTGTTGACACCAAGGCTATTGTGCACGGGAGAGCTGTAGCCGCCGACAACGGCGAGCCAATGAGATTTGGCCACATCTTTATGAATGGCATAAGAATCAGCCGTACAGGCTACAAAGGTACATTCACCATCCACGTTCCTGCTGACACGGAGAGATTAGTCCTGACTTTTGTGGACAACATGAATAAATTCATTAACACCACAAAGGTACTCCCATTCAATACCAAAGGAGGTGCTGTTTACCATGAAATTAAGCTGACACGTAAGAAGGTTCCTGTGACTATTAGCTCATTAGAAACCAACACACTTGAACTTGGGGGAAAAGAGGGACAGGAACCAATGGCTCACATTCAGATTCCTCCCAACTCCTTCTATAAGGAGAATGGTGAAGTCTTTGTGGGTGACGTGAATGCCAGCATCACATTTCTTGACCCCAGAGATGTTTCGACAGCGGCTGCAGCGCAAAGTGATCTCAACTTTGTAGGGAGTGAAGGAGATACATTGCCACTGAGAACCTATGGGATGTTTTCAGTTGACTTCAGAGGTGGGGAAACCAACGAGCCGTTGAATGCAGGTGAGGTGAAGGTGTTCCTGGATTCTTCCCAGGTTACGATGCTTGAACACCTTGGAAACATGAAGCTGTGGTCGCTCAACCCTGATACGGGCCTgtgggaggaggagggaagtttggaggttgaaaaaaaatcaagaggaAAAAGGGAAGAGAGAACTTTTCTGATCGGCAACATGGAGATCAGAGAGCGGCGACTTTTTAACCTGGACGTCCCAGAGAACCGGAGGTGTTATGTGAAAGTGAGGGCTTTCCGCAGCGAGCGTTTCATGCCCAGTGAACAGGTTGAGGGAGTTGTAGTGAGTCTCATAAACATGGAGCCCACGGCTGGCTACTCCACTAACCCTCGTGCTTGGGGACGTTTTGACAGCGTCATTACAGGCCCTAACGGTGCATGCCTTCCTGCTTTCTGCGATGAGCAAAAGGCAGATGCCTACTTTGCTTATGTCATGGCCAACCTCGGAGGTGAAGAACTCGAAGCTGTCCATTCTAGTCCCAAACTCAATCCAAATCTCATCGGAGTGCCTCAGCCTTACCTAAACAGGCTGAACTACAGGCGCACTGATCATGACAACCCGAGACTCAAGAAGACGGCATTCAGCATTAACTTAGCAAAACCAAGTCCGAACACAGCTGAAGAGGCCAACGGACCTGTGTATGCATTTGAGAAATTGAAAGAATGTGAGGAGGCACCATTCAGCGCTGCACATTTCCGCTTCTCACGAGTCGAAGGAGATCGTTACGACTACAATACGGTGCCATTCAATGAGGATGACCCAATGAGCTGGACAGAGGACTACCTCAGTTGGTGGCCTAAGCCAATGGAATACCGTGCGTGCTACATCAAAGTTAAAATCAACAGTCCACATGAGATCAACGTACGGTCCCACAATATGGGGGGTACTCACCCAAAGACAGTGGGCCAGCTGTACGGTCTCCGAGATATCCGAAGTATCCGTGACATGGACCAAACGGCGGTGTCAGCCGTTTGCCTCGAATTCAAATGCAGTGGAATGTTGTACGATCAGGAACGCGTCGATCGCACATTGGTGAAGGTGATTCCGCAGGGTAGCTGTAAAAAAGATCATGTCAATCCACTCCTGCAGGAGTACCTGGTGAACCATCTACCACTAGCTGTTAACAATGACACAAATGAGTTCATCATGCTTGCACCTCTCGACCCTCTCGGTCATAACTACGGAATTTATACAGTAACAGATCAGGATCCACGCACAGCTAAAGAAATTGCTCTCGGACGCTGTTTTGACGGTACCTCTGATGGCACTTCTCGTGTAATGAAGAGCAATGAGGGCATCGCGTTGACGTTCACTTGTGGAGATCGGGAGGTGACCCATCAAAGTGTCTTCCAGGTCCTACAGAACTCGCAAGGTCAGACAGTCGCTAGTTCTGGGAGAAATGAAGGGAGACAAAACCGCCGTCGGCAGAGAGCCAATGCTTTGCGAAACAGTCAAAGACGAAGCACCAGAGATCCCAAACGAAGAGGCACAAAGACCAGAAGCTGA
- the eif3jb gene encoding eukaryotic translation initiation factor 3 subunit J-B, which yields MADWDAETFEPNQKAPLDKWEGEDEEDDVKDNWDDEEEEEKKELNTTEVKVSEKKKLSEKIKERENRLKKKQQELKEKELEQELTPEEQLAQKLKVQKLQEDADLELAKDAFGVGGSSVAGIDAMCPSSKEEFTEFEKLLKEKISQFEKSVHYSNFLDSLFRELCISLEVEDLKKVNNSLSVLLSEKQKQEKQNKGKKKKKGVVPGGGLKAQMRDDLDYGGFDGGYAQDYEDFM from the exons ACGCTGAAACCTTCGAGCCGAATCAAAAGGCGCCACTGGACAAATGGGAAGGCGAAGACGAAGAGGACGATGTCAAA GACAActgggatgatgaagaagaggaggagaaaaaagaactgaacacgactg AGGTAAAAGTTTCCGAAAAGAAAAAATTGAGTGAGAAGATCAAAGAAAGGGAAAACCGTTTAAAGAAAAAACAGCAggagttaaaagaaaaagaattggAA CAAGAACTTACCCCCGAAGAACAACTGGCACAGAAGTTAAAAGTGCAGAAGCTTCAGGAAGATGCAGACTTGGAGTTAGCAAAGGATGCTTTCG GAGTTGGCGGCTCTTCCGTTGCTGGAATTGATGCAATGTGTCCATCTTCCAAAGAGGAATTCACAGAGTTTGAAAAACTGCTGAAAGAAAAGATATCCCAGTTTGAGAAATCCGTGCATTATTCGAATTTCTTGGATTCGTTGTTTCGGGAGCTCTGTATTTCAT tggAAGTGGAGGATTTGAAAAAAGTTAATAATTCCCTTTCAGTTCTACTTAgtgaaaaacagaaacaagaaAAG CaaaacaaagggaaaaaaaagaagaaaggcgTCGTACCTGGTGGTGGTTTGAAAGCACAGATGCGAGATGACCTGGACTATGGCGGCTTTGACGGCGGCTATGCTCAAGACTACGAGGACTTCATGTGA